In Paenibacillus hexagrammi, the following are encoded in one genomic region:
- a CDS encoding PDZ domain-containing protein, whose protein sequence is MVSSRKLYFSGMLLILALAFIGELVWLPDPLRVGARWYWIDTADLLIYALACVPLLWLAGGLLRWRECRKNSYGPPPLSLTLTCAIVSLSCAAAILIVLIIPKQLTYSVGILAISWLSVFADLIVQERALRRKPLHTLSVLAVTICLGLLLFYPTRYLVTYPGLTLNMQRYAHVSSGSESGDISGVLVFERPAFPVDWVYAKLFPHYTFEPNNLGMSVGEYNQLVRTMKDDANASGSAVAFQKLGLGSGVTSHGVLVTAIATDSPARDSLQLGDIIIGINGAAVSNAQELSEQMKPVKPEESVRVKLRRGSAEMELVASTRGNPSDATKAIFGIQVANDLEYDIPKQIDYHSYLLHEGGPSHGAMLALTLIDQLTPGGVTNGNHVAGTGTMEPDGTVGPVGGLEQKAYTVSRTNADVFFVPAENEAEARKGASDLLIVPVHTLDDILSWLRAHPK, encoded by the coding sequence ATGGTGTCCTCCCGTAAATTGTACTTCTCAGGAATGCTGCTTATCCTTGCTCTTGCTTTCATAGGAGAATTGGTTTGGCTGCCGGATCCGCTGCGTGTTGGGGCGCGTTGGTACTGGATCGATACAGCTGATCTGCTCATTTATGCATTGGCCTGTGTCCCTTTACTATGGCTTGCCGGGGGCTTGCTCCGCTGGCGGGAATGCAGGAAGAACTCCTATGGACCTCCGCCTCTATCCCTAACACTGACCTGCGCAATCGTATCACTCAGCTGCGCGGCGGCAATTCTCATCGTGCTAATAATACCTAAGCAGCTGACCTATTCCGTCGGTATTCTCGCCATTTCTTGGTTATCGGTGTTTGCCGATCTGATCGTGCAAGAGCGGGCTCTCCGAAGAAAGCCTCTCCATACCTTATCAGTTTTGGCTGTGACGATATGCTTGGGTCTGCTCTTGTTTTATCCTACTCGTTACCTGGTTACTTATCCCGGACTGACGCTTAATATGCAGCGATATGCGCATGTAAGCAGCGGCAGTGAGAGTGGAGATATATCCGGCGTACTCGTTTTTGAACGGCCTGCCTTTCCGGTGGACTGGGTGTATGCCAAGCTGTTTCCCCATTACACATTTGAACCGAATAACTTAGGCATGTCGGTGGGCGAGTATAACCAGCTGGTAAGAACGATGAAGGATGACGCCAATGCATCCGGAAGTGCCGTAGCTTTCCAAAAGCTGGGGCTAGGCAGCGGTGTTACTTCGCACGGCGTCTTGGTAACGGCGATCGCTACAGATAGTCCTGCGAGAGACAGCTTGCAATTAGGTGATATCATTATAGGGATTAACGGCGCAGCTGTTTCAAATGCCCAGGAGCTTAGCGAGCAGATGAAGCCGGTTAAGCCGGAAGAAAGCGTGCGGGTGAAGCTTCGACGCGGCAGCGCGGAGATGGAGCTGGTGGCAAGTACGAGGGGCAATCCCAGCGATGCCACGAAGGCTATTTTCGGCATTCAGGTAGCGAACGATCTTGAGTACGATATCCCGAAGCAAATCGATTATCACAGCTATTTGCTGCACGAAGGTGGTCCTTCGCACGGCGCAATGCTTGCCCTGACGCTGATCGATCAGCTGACACCGGGCGGGGTAACGAACGGCAATCATGTCGCGGGCACCGGTACGATGGAGCCGGACGGTACGGTCGGACCTGTCGGAGGTCTCGAGCAAAAGGCGTACACCGTCAGCAGAACGAACGCGGATGTGTTCTTCGTGCCTGCGGAGAATGAGGCGGAGGCCAGAAAAGGCGCTTCCGATCTCTTGATCGTACCGGTTCATACCCTGGATGATATTCTGAGCTGGCTTCGGGCGCATCCAAAATAA
- a CDS encoding cache domain-containing sensor histidine kinase produces MNNRVRSFLAKFRFQRVRTRFLAAMIVISLPPLFLLGFISFNIAKSTLMQTNEQTNEDHLETSSEVADLLFRNIVNLNRSIVMNDEVRAVLNSSNNKAEQSFEQGDLNDWNSSKLQKVINNNLFDTKFVNSICIFNLDFQTFCAGRSDDAGIYEKPDKAALIRQTDWYKQAAEEQGKVVFVGYDILGDSKDSFSTVKLFRDASTSEPIGLLITNISKSIFQDIFNAGSSSGGFLAIESAAADKPVHVVFNNALPDDKQPAEVNYASTLAALKKTGYLVSQYQNQTTGWTFIHLVKLKELLKQSNTIGTATTFMAVSMGVLALILSFFMSGSITRPLLQIKKMMVEWTKGTRSFQETFERDEVGAIGETFKRMASENRELTEKLIHSELKEREAELRALQAQIKPHFLYNTLDSIYWMATLQKNNDIAQMAVSLSESFKLSLNKGKEMISVFKELKHIEHYMTIQNIRYNNRFQYIEEVDASLMGMEIMKLLLQPLVENAIYHGLEPKLGEGTIRLSGKREGDFLVFTVEDNGIGIEDVSVTESGYGLRNVRERLLLSYGPTSELRIWSRVHEGTRIELRFNPNMKERDSDAESDRM; encoded by the coding sequence ATGAACAATCGAGTACGCTCATTTTTGGCGAAATTTCGTTTTCAAAGAGTAAGAACAAGGTTCCTGGCTGCGATGATTGTCATCTCCTTGCCGCCTTTATTCTTGCTCGGCTTTATTTCATTTAACATTGCCAAATCCACCCTGATGCAAACCAACGAGCAGACGAACGAAGACCATCTGGAGACCTCCAGTGAGGTCGCTGATCTGCTTTTTCGCAATATCGTCAATTTGAACCGGTCGATTGTGATGAACGATGAGGTAAGAGCTGTCTTAAACAGCAGTAACAATAAGGCAGAGCAGAGTTTTGAGCAGGGGGATCTGAACGATTGGAACTCATCGAAGCTGCAGAAGGTGATCAATAACAATCTCTTTGACACCAAGTTTGTGAATTCGATCTGTATCTTTAATCTGGATTTTCAAACCTTCTGTGCAGGCAGGTCTGACGATGCAGGCATTTATGAGAAACCGGATAAGGCTGCCTTGATCAGGCAAACGGATTGGTACAAGCAAGCAGCTGAGGAACAAGGCAAAGTGGTGTTTGTTGGATACGATATACTTGGAGATTCCAAAGATTCCTTCTCTACGGTCAAGCTATTTCGGGATGCATCAACCTCGGAGCCGATCGGTCTTTTGATTACGAACATTTCCAAGTCGATTTTTCAGGATATTTTTAACGCGGGCAGCAGCAGCGGAGGCTTCTTGGCGATCGAATCCGCGGCTGCCGATAAGCCGGTTCATGTTGTATTTAACAACGCGCTGCCAGACGACAAGCAGCCTGCTGAGGTTAATTACGCGAGCACCTTGGCGGCTCTAAAGAAAACCGGCTATCTGGTCAGCCAATATCAAAACCAGACGACCGGCTGGACATTCATCCATCTTGTGAAGCTAAAGGAGCTGCTGAAGCAGTCGAATACAATCGGAACGGCAACGACATTTATGGCAGTATCCATGGGAGTGCTAGCCCTTATTCTATCCTTTTTTATGTCAGGGAGCATTACCCGCCCGCTGCTGCAAATCAAGAAGATGATGGTGGAGTGGACGAAGGGGACAAGAAGCTTTCAAGAGACCTTCGAACGGGATGAAGTCGGAGCTATCGGAGAGACGTTCAAACGAATGGCATCCGAAAATAGGGAGTTGACCGAAAAGCTGATTCACTCCGAGCTAAAGGAGCGGGAAGCAGAGCTTAGAGCGCTGCAAGCGCAAATCAAGCCCCATTTTCTTTACAATACGCTGGATTCAATCTATTGGATGGCGACGCTGCAAAAGAATAACGATATCGCCCAAATGGCGGTTTCCTTATCAGAAAGCTTCAAGCTAAGCCTGAACAAAGGGAAAGAGATGATCTCCGTGTTCAAGGAGCTTAAACATATTGAGCACTATATGACCATCCAGAATATCCGCTACAACAACCGTTTTCAGTATATCGAGGAGGTGGATGCCTCCTTGATGGGGATGGAAATCATGAAGCTGCTGCTACAGCCGCTCGTGGAAAACGCCATTTATCATGGCTTGGAGCCTAAGCTGGGTGAAGGCACTATTCGCTTGTCAGGGAAGCGGGAAGGCGACTTCTTGGTCTTTACTGTAGAGGATAACGGAATCGGCATCGAGGATGTCAGTGTCACAGAGTCAGGTTACGGGCTGCGCAACGTCAGGGAAAGGCTGCTTCTTTCTTATGGGCCGACGAGCGAACTGCGAATATGGAGCAGGGTTCATGAAGGAACCCGCATCGAGCTTCGATTTAATCCGAACATGAAGGAGAGGGACTCAGATGCTGAAAGCGATCGTATGTGA